The following are encoded in a window of Aromatoleum petrolei genomic DNA:
- the glyQ gene encoding glycine--tRNA ligase subunit alpha — protein sequence MSLHKPTFQQVILTLQQFWAERGCVLLQPYDLEVGAGTSHTATFLRAIGPEPWNAAYVQPSRRPKDGRYGENPNRLQHYYQFQVVLKPSPLEFQELYLDSLRALGIDTNAHDVRFVEDDWENPTLGAWGLGWEVWLDGMEVTQFTYFQQVGGLDCKPVLGEITYGLERLAMYLQGVENVYDLVWAVYPDGRKVTYGDVYHQNEVEQSTFNFEHANVEFLFSLFGNYESEAKRLIELGLALPAYEMVLKAGHSFNMLDARGAISVTERAAYIGRIRNLSRAVAQAYYDSRESLGFPMLNTAATKTEAA from the coding sequence ATGTCCCTGCACAAACCCACCTTCCAGCAAGTCATCCTGACGCTCCAGCAGTTCTGGGCCGAACGAGGCTGCGTGCTGCTGCAGCCCTACGACCTCGAAGTCGGCGCCGGCACCTCGCACACCGCGACCTTCCTGCGCGCCATCGGCCCCGAGCCGTGGAACGCCGCCTACGTCCAGCCCTCGCGCCGCCCCAAGGACGGCCGCTACGGCGAGAACCCCAACCGCCTGCAGCACTACTACCAGTTCCAGGTCGTGCTCAAGCCGTCGCCGCTCGAGTTCCAGGAGCTCTACCTCGACTCCCTGCGTGCACTCGGCATCGACACCAACGCGCACGACGTGCGCTTCGTCGAGGACGACTGGGAAAACCCCACGCTCGGCGCCTGGGGTCTGGGCTGGGAAGTGTGGCTCGACGGCATGGAAGTGACGCAGTTCACCTACTTCCAGCAGGTCGGCGGCCTCGACTGCAAGCCGGTGCTGGGCGAGATCACCTACGGCCTCGAGCGCCTCGCGATGTACCTGCAGGGGGTCGAGAACGTCTATGACCTCGTGTGGGCAGTCTATCCGGACGGCCGCAAGGTCACCTACGGCGACGTCTACCACCAGAACGAGGTCGAGCAATCGACCTTCAACTTCGAACACGCCAACGTCGAGTTCCTGTTCTCGCTCTTCGGCAACTACGAATCCGAAGCCAAGCGCCTGATCGAACTGGGCCTCGCGCTGCCCGCCTACGAGATGGTCCTGAAGGCCGGACACAGCTTCAACATGCTCGACGCGCGCGGCGCCATTTCCGTCACCGAACGCGCCGCCTACATCGGCCGCATCCGCAACCTGTCGCGCGCCGTCGCACAGGCCTATTACGACTCCCGCGAGAGCCTGGGCTTCCCGATGCTCAACACCGCTGCAACCAAGACGGAGGCCGCATGA
- the glyS gene encoding glycine--tRNA ligase subunit beta, protein MMTASLLVELLTEELPPKALPRLGETFAAKIFDGLKARDLIAEDRGFRWFAAPRRLAITVPQVRAAAPAREVTEKIMPVQVALDAEGRPTPALLKKLEAKGIAADAVANFERRMDGKAEALFYTRNEDGATLDAVLAEIVQDAVKALPIPKLMRWGAGDAQFVRPVHKLTLLHGDRVVPGRVLDLDSDRVTRGHRFMSRGEIALATADAYEPTLLAEGKVIPDFTERRAEIERQLVATAAEQGASLDEYADLLDEVTALVEHPTVYVGEFEAEFLAVPQECLILTMRANQKYFPLFDAAGKLLNRFLIVSNMRIADASNIVAGNQRVVRPRLSDARFFFEQDRKHTLESRLPRLGPVVYHNKLGSQLERVERLERLAGAIAGKLRGDTKAAARAARLAKADLVTDMVGEFPELQGIMGRYYALNDKEGEVVADAIQSHYQPRFAGDALPAGNVACAVALADKLDALVGFFGIGQLPTGDKDPFGLRRAALGVLRILIDGPLPLDLAELVADAVGGFKPGLLTAQGFEAQLLDFMFERLKNLLRDAGHAGDVIDAMLALRPTRMDLVPAKLDAVRTFRALPEAEALAAANKRIVNILKKVEGELPEPDVALLQEEAEKALFHRVVEVAPLVRSHMANEDYTDALCVLAGLRAAVDTFFDEVMVMAEEPLTRQNRLALLRQLAGLMNQVADLSRLSA, encoded by the coding sequence ATGATGACCGCCTCCCTGCTCGTCGAACTGCTCACCGAGGAACTCCCGCCCAAGGCCCTGCCGCGCCTGGGCGAAACCTTTGCCGCGAAGATCTTCGATGGCCTCAAGGCGCGCGACCTCATCGCCGAGGATCGCGGCTTCCGCTGGTTCGCGGCCCCGCGCCGCCTCGCCATCACCGTGCCGCAGGTGCGTGCCGCCGCGCCCGCGCGTGAAGTCACCGAGAAGATCATGCCGGTGCAGGTCGCGCTCGACGCCGAAGGCCGCCCGACCCCGGCGCTGCTGAAGAAGCTCGAAGCGAAGGGCATCGCCGCCGACGCCGTCGCGAACTTCGAACGCCGCATGGACGGCAAGGCCGAAGCGCTGTTCTACACCCGCAACGAGGACGGCGCGACGCTGGACGCGGTGCTCGCCGAGATCGTCCAGGACGCCGTCAAGGCGCTGCCGATCCCCAAGCTGATGCGCTGGGGCGCGGGTGATGCGCAGTTCGTGCGCCCCGTGCACAAGCTCACGCTGCTGCACGGCGATCGCGTCGTGCCGGGCCGCGTGCTCGACCTCGACTCCGACCGCGTCACGCGCGGCCACCGCTTCATGAGCCGCGGCGAAATCGCGCTCGCGACCGCCGACGCCTACGAGCCGACACTGCTCGCCGAAGGCAAGGTGATCCCCGACTTCACCGAGCGCCGCGCCGAGATCGAACGTCAGCTCGTCGCGACCGCCGCCGAGCAGGGTGCGAGCCTCGACGAATACGCCGACCTGCTGGATGAGGTCACCGCCCTCGTCGAGCACCCGACCGTCTACGTCGGTGAATTCGAAGCCGAATTCCTCGCCGTCCCGCAGGAATGCCTGATCCTGACGATGCGCGCGAACCAGAAGTACTTCCCGCTCTTCGACGCTGCCGGCAAGCTGCTGAACCGCTTCCTGATCGTGTCGAACATGCGCATCGCCGACGCGTCGAACATCGTCGCCGGCAACCAGCGCGTCGTGCGCCCGCGCCTGTCGGATGCACGCTTCTTCTTCGAGCAGGATCGCAAGCACACCCTCGAAAGCCGCCTGCCGCGCCTCGGTCCCGTCGTCTATCACAACAAGCTCGGCAGCCAGCTCGAGCGCGTCGAGCGCCTCGAACGCCTCGCCGGCGCGATCGCCGGCAAGCTGCGCGGCGACACGAAGGCCGCTGCCCGCGCCGCGCGCCTCGCGAAGGCCGACCTCGTCACCGACATGGTCGGCGAGTTCCCCGAACTGCAGGGCATCATGGGGCGCTACTACGCGCTCAATGACAAGGAAGGCGAGGTCGTCGCCGACGCGATCCAGTCGCACTACCAGCCGCGCTTCGCCGGTGACGCGCTGCCCGCCGGCAACGTCGCCTGCGCCGTCGCGCTTGCCGACAAGCTCGACGCGCTCGTGGGCTTCTTCGGCATCGGCCAGCTGCCGACCGGCGACAAGGACCCCTTCGGCCTGCGCCGCGCCGCGCTCGGCGTGCTGCGCATCCTCATCGACGGCCCGCTGCCGCTGGACCTCGCCGAACTCGTGGCCGACGCCGTCGGCGGCTTCAAGCCGGGCCTGCTGACCGCCCAGGGTTTCGAGGCGCAGCTCCTCGACTTCATGTTCGAGCGCCTCAAGAACCTGCTGCGCGATGCCGGCCATGCCGGCGACGTCATCGACGCGATGCTCGCGCTGCGCCCGACGCGCATGGACCTCGTCCCCGCCAAGCTCGACGCCGTGCGCACCTTCCGCGCGCTGCCCGAGGCCGAGGCGCTCGCCGCCGCGAACAAGCGCATCGTCAACATCCTCAAGAAGGTCGAAGGCGAACTGCCCGAGCCGGACGTCGCACTGCTGCAGGAAGAGGCCGAGAAGGCGCTGTTCCACCGCGTCGTCGAGGTTGCGCCGCTGGTGCGCTCGCATATGGCGAACGAGGACTACACCGACGCGCTCTGCGTGCTCGCCGGCCTGCGCGCGGCGGTCGACACCTTCTTCGACGAGGTCATGGTGATGGCCGAGGAGCCGCTGACGCGCCAGAACCGCCTCGCGCTGCTGCGCCAGCTCGCCGGCCTGATGAACCAGGTCGCCGACCTGTCGCGCCTGTCGGCCTGA
- the gmhB gene encoding D-glycero-beta-D-manno-heptose 1,7-bisphosphate 7-phosphatase, with product MPQKLIILDRDGVINFDSDQFIKSPDEWKPIPGSLEAIARLNQWGWRVVVASNQSGVGRGLFGMDTLNAINEKMVKSLAQAGGRLDAIFFCPHSADSTCDCRKPKPGLFLQIAERFNVNLDRVPVVGDSLRDLQAGVAVGCKPYLVLTGKGMKTRDDPALPEGTLIYPDLAALVADLTA from the coding sequence ATGCCGCAGAAGCTGATCATCCTGGACCGCGACGGCGTCATCAACTTCGACTCCGACCAGTTCATCAAGTCGCCCGACGAGTGGAAGCCGATTCCGGGCTCCCTCGAAGCGATCGCGCGCCTCAACCAGTGGGGCTGGCGCGTCGTCGTCGCGTCGAACCAGTCGGGCGTCGGGCGCGGCCTCTTCGGCATGGACACCCTCAACGCGATCAACGAGAAGATGGTGAAGAGCCTCGCCCAGGCCGGCGGGCGGCTCGATGCAATCTTCTTCTGCCCGCACTCGGCCGATTCCACCTGCGACTGTCGCAAGCCCAAGCCCGGCCTGTTCCTGCAGATCGCCGAGCGCTTCAACGTCAACCTCGACCGCGTCCCGGTGGTTGGCGACAGCCTGCGAGACCTGCAGGCCGGAGTTGCGGTTGGTTGCAAGCCCTACCTGGTCCTCACCGGCAAGGGCATGAAGACGCGCGACGATCCCGCGCTGCCGGAAGGCACGCTCATCTACCCCGATCTGGCGGCCCTCGTCGCCGATCTCACTGCCTGA
- a CDS encoding lysophospholipid acyltransferase family protein, with product MVVLRSLLFAIVLAIFTPPFALFGILAYPLSPRTRHRIVTAWAPLMMWFIPRILGIRYKVIGSENIPSVPSVILSKHQSAWETMALQVIFPPLCFVLKRELLRVPFFGWGLAAIPGIAIDRAAGKDALAQVVDQGRARLAEGYWVAVFPEGTRTAPGAKRRYKAGGAALAQQAGVPVVPVAHNAGEFWGREAFLKYPGEITVSIGPAIDPTGLDAAEVNRRSAAWIEGEMHRLFPHHYRSGRNSTGAVSGEVEEAE from the coding sequence GTGGTCGTCCTGCGCTCCCTGCTGTTTGCCATCGTCCTGGCGATCTTCACTCCGCCGTTCGCACTGTTCGGCATCCTCGCCTATCCGTTGTCTCCTCGCACGCGCCACCGCATCGTCACGGCCTGGGCGCCGCTGATGATGTGGTTCATCCCGCGCATCCTGGGCATCCGCTACAAGGTCATCGGGAGCGAGAATATCCCCTCCGTGCCTTCCGTGATCCTCTCCAAGCACCAGTCGGCGTGGGAGACGATGGCCCTGCAGGTGATCTTTCCGCCGCTGTGCTTCGTGCTCAAGCGCGAGCTCCTCAGGGTGCCGTTCTTTGGCTGGGGGCTCGCGGCGATCCCCGGCATCGCGATCGACCGCGCCGCCGGGAAGGATGCGCTCGCCCAGGTTGTCGATCAGGGCCGTGCCCGGCTCGCGGAAGGTTATTGGGTTGCGGTCTTCCCGGAGGGGACGCGCACCGCCCCCGGCGCCAAGCGCCGCTACAAGGCCGGTGGGGCCGCGCTGGCGCAGCAGGCGGGCGTGCCCGTCGTTCCCGTGGCGCATAATGCCGGGGAGTTCTGGGGGCGCGAGGCCTTCCTCAAGTATCCCGGCGAGATCACCGTCAGCATCGGTCCCGCGATCGATCCGACGGGCCTGGATGCCGCCGAGGTCAATCGCCGCTCCGCGGCGTGGATCGAAGGCGAGATGCATCGCCTGTTCCCGCACCATTACCGGAGCGGACGCAACAGCACCGGCGCAGTGTCGGGCGAGGTCGAAGAAGCAGAGTGA